The genome window CGTTTTGCAAAGCCTGATCGTGCTGCGCCTTTGCCACCTCAAAGGTCCGCTTGGCGGAGTCGCGCTGTTGTGTCGAGATAGCGCCGTTTTTAAACAGCATCTCGGCACGTTCGAAATCCTTGCCTGCTTTTTCCAGGTCAGCGGAAGCGGAGGACACGAGCGACCGGGCGCTCTTTTTTTCCTGTGGGCGCGAACCATGTTGCAACTCGAGAAGTCTGGCGCTGCTGGAATCGATGACGGCCTGCTGCGCCTCCATCTGGCGCAAAAGCTGTGTGCTGTCCAGCTTTGCCAAGATCCCGCCTGCCACGACGTTCTTACCCTCGTCGGTCAGGAGCGTTTCCACCCTGCCGGGGACCTTGAATCCAAGATCCACTTCGGTCACCTCGACGTTCCCCGAGCTGAGCAGTATTCCTGGATCATCGGTTTTTCGATGGAGCAGGAAGTAGGCAATAACTGCTGTGACAATTACCACCAGGCCAATTAGTATCACTCTCTTTTTCATCGTGAATCCACCTCCTCAGGTACATTACTTCCCAGTGCCTTTTCAAGGGCCGCCTGTGCCGTTAACAGATCGTACGAAGCCTGGTGCCAATCAGTGATAGACCGCAATAACGCTGTCTGAGCGTCGATTACGTCTTTGGTTGTACCATCACCGGTTTCATACTTCAATTGCTCCACTCGCAGGTTTTCCTCGGCAGCAGAAATTGCCTCTTTAGAAACCGAGACTCTTTTCTCCGCATCGGAGACCCCGAGGAAGGCCACCTTTACTTCCTGCACAATCAGCAGTCGAACGGCACGGAGCTCTTCCTGACTG of Geobacter sp. contains these proteins:
- a CDS encoding HlyD family efflux transporter periplasmic adaptor subunit, with protein sequence MKKRVILIGLVVIVTAVIAYFLLHRKTDDPGILLSSGNVEVTEVDLGFKVPGRVETLLTDEGKNVVAGGILAKLDSTQLLRQMEAQQAVIDSSSARLLELQHGSRPQEKKSARSLVSSASADLEKAGKDFERAEMLFKNGAISTQQRDSAKRTFEVAKAQHDQALQNESLVKEGPRPETINAAEAQVRQPRAQLAVYQEQLADMDLKTPVQGVVLRKNVEAGETVTAGTPIFTVGDLAHPWVKIYVKEDKLGLVKLGQKAEVTVDTYPGKKFDGVVTYISSEAEFTPKNVQTQEERVKLVFGVKVSVDNPNQELKPGMPADVKIRIR